The proteins below come from a single Rhizobium sp. BT04 genomic window:
- a CDS encoding glycosyltransferase yields the protein MARVRTFKPDVLYCQDLSFFPPHALAELKKTVPLIVGQIACPLPPDGFLRPYDLILTSFPHFVPRFHEMGIKSEYFRIGFDTRVLDILGNVPRDVPVSFVGGISRHHGKAVPLLEHLADTTPIQFFGYGAKTLPRSSPIRKRHNGEVWGPDMYRALARSRITINRHINVAENNANNMRLYEATGVGSLLITDRKDNLGEIFDVGREVVAYSSPEEATELVRYYIDHPDEADAIAKAGQARTLKDHTYKSRMEELVPILERYLEKQG from the coding sequence ATGGCCCGGGTTCGAACATTCAAGCCGGATGTGCTCTACTGTCAGGATCTCAGCTTCTTTCCGCCGCATGCCTTGGCGGAGTTGAAAAAGACCGTGCCTCTGATTGTCGGGCAGATCGCTTGTCCCCTGCCGCCGGATGGGTTTCTGCGGCCCTATGATCTTATTCTGACGTCTTTCCCCCATTTCGTGCCTCGTTTTCACGAGATGGGGATAAAGTCCGAATATTTCAGGATCGGCTTCGATACCCGGGTGCTCGATATCCTCGGCAATGTCCCACGCGATGTGCCGGTGAGCTTCGTCGGCGGCATAAGCCGCCATCACGGCAAGGCCGTCCCCTTGCTCGAACATCTTGCCGATACCACGCCGATACAGTTTTTCGGCTACGGCGCGAAGACGCTCCCGCGTTCTTCGCCGATTCGCAAACGTCACAATGGCGAAGTCTGGGGCCCGGATATGTATCGCGCGCTGGCTCGCAGCCGGATCACTATCAACCGGCACATCAATGTTGCCGAAAACAATGCCAATAACATGCGGCTTTATGAGGCGACCGGTGTCGGATCGCTGCTGATAACCGACAGGAAAGACAATCTCGGCGAAATTTTCGACGTCGGCAGGGAGGTGGTCGCCTATTCCAGTCCTGAGGAAGCGACAGAACTCGTCCGCTATTATATAGACCACCCCGACGAAGCCGATGCTATCGCAAAGGCCGGCCAGGCAAGGACGCTGAAGGACCACACTTACAAGTCGAGAATGGAAGAATTGGTGCCGATCCTCGAACGATATCTGGAGAAACAGGGCTGA